A part of Paraburkholderia azotifigens genomic DNA contains:
- a CDS encoding acyl-CoA dehydrogenase family protein, with protein sequence MSIDFTLTAAQQKLQRNAREFSVEILQPLVKKADEERDTQKAFVLMKGAYLECYKLGFATGFLPREYGGGGISNLDLQIVAEEITAVDPGFATVLLVNGLALMPLVWFGSDEQKKKWLVQATSDPRGEYIAGWTVSEPVDDIGGTANFDHPGARPAGIGLIAKHDKARGEYVLNGLKYWPCNAGGWDLRGADVNVCIVRTDPAKGGREGLSAIVVPRGTAGVSYGEPISKLGHRLCQNNAITFKDCRVPEENLFAIGDGDLVISKAFTWSGPVAAIAAVGVARSAYEFVLQWSKTRRAGGGMPMIHQQAVGYMLADIAMKIEACRAFSWKAAHYLDLFDSEGHAVGAMAKVFCGETLFTAVFRALQVMGVNALDKQHPMEKFLREAAVFPLYDAGNIGMQMRKIWGVMLDEKFDPRAIADSRRMDFHKSMESAGALATYRREPPHAM encoded by the coding sequence ATGTCGATCGATTTCACTCTGACTGCCGCGCAACAAAAGTTGCAACGTAACGCTCGCGAGTTCTCGGTGGAAATTCTCCAGCCTCTGGTCAAGAAAGCCGACGAGGAGCGCGACACTCAAAAAGCCTTTGTGTTGATGAAAGGTGCTTACCTCGAGTGCTACAAGCTGGGCTTCGCGACCGGTTTCCTGCCGCGCGAATATGGAGGCGGCGGCATCAGCAATCTGGATCTGCAGATCGTCGCGGAAGAGATCACCGCCGTCGATCCCGGCTTCGCGACCGTGCTGCTGGTGAACGGACTCGCGCTCATGCCGCTCGTGTGGTTCGGCTCGGACGAGCAGAAGAAAAAATGGCTGGTGCAGGCGACGAGCGATCCGCGCGGCGAATACATCGCAGGATGGACGGTGAGCGAGCCCGTCGACGACATCGGGGGAACGGCGAATTTCGATCATCCGGGCGCGCGTCCGGCGGGCATCGGACTCATCGCGAAGCACGATAAGGCACGCGGCGAATATGTTCTGAACGGCCTGAAGTACTGGCCGTGCAACGCTGGCGGATGGGATCTGCGTGGCGCGGATGTGAACGTCTGCATTGTGCGCACCGACCCTGCGAAAGGCGGTCGCGAAGGACTCAGCGCGATCGTCGTTCCGAGAGGCACGGCGGGTGTCAGTTATGGCGAACCGATCTCCAAGCTGGGACATCGCCTGTGCCAGAACAACGCCATCACCTTCAAGGACTGCCGCGTTCCCGAGGAAAACCTCTTTGCGATCGGCGATGGCGATCTCGTCATCAGCAAGGCATTTACGTGGTCGGGGCCGGTTGCGGCCATTGCGGCCGTCGGAGTCGCGCGATCCGCTTACGAGTTCGTTCTTCAATGGTCGAAGACGCGCAGGGCGGGAGGCGGCATGCCGATGATCCACCAGCAGGCGGTTGGCTACATGCTCGCGGACATCGCGATGAAGATCGAAGCATGCCGCGCGTTCTCGTGGAAGGCCGCGCACTATCTGGATCTGTTCGATTCGGAAGGGCATGCCGTCGGCGCGATGGCAAAGGTCTTTTGCGGAGAGACGCTCTTCACCGCGGTGTTTCGCGCCCTTCAGGTGATGGGTGTCAACGCGCTCGACAAGCAGCACCCGATGGAAAAATTCCTGCGTGAAGCCGCGGTCTTTCCCCTGTATGACGCAGGCAACATCGGCATGCAGATGCGCAAGATCTGGGGTGTCATGCTCGATGAGAAGTTCGATCCACGGGCAATCGCCGATTCGCGTCGGATGGACTTTCACAAATCGATGGAAAGCGCGGGCGCCCTGGCGACATATCGACGTGAACCACCCCATGCGATGTGA
- a CDS encoding acyl-CoA dehydrogenase family protein encodes MTIDFTMSAAQKAVQQRARKFSESVLEPLIPDTGRDLDLISSFARRKPAYIEAYRQGIATAMLPSEYGGGGLSCLDFTIATEEISAIDPGFACTLLCNGLGLMPIIWYGDEAQKRRFLRAATSDPDEQYLGAWTAAEPPGATRPATSLDNPLCSAGIGLTAARRGDHYVLNGRKMWSSAAGWDGQGSNSQIVIVRTGREIGFMRGLSAIVVERGTAGVSYGFPPNRACRTTTDALIEFDNAIVPAENLLPDTESRGDLVINRNFAWFGPVAAIAAAGVARAAYEVALRSSKRHFGRSLPPISQFENVGYLLCEVAGKIESARYFAWRAADYLDKHDHDADIFGAMCKINVTETMFDCVFKCMQIVRLHNPDNRYSLNRNLHDAALLPIFDGGNMAIQRRRVKGIMAHEHFNPRAAMDDESIYFHAPVAATG; translated from the coding sequence ATGACAATCGATTTCACGATGTCGGCAGCTCAAAAAGCGGTGCAGCAAAGGGCGCGCAAATTTTCTGAGTCTGTCCTCGAGCCATTGATTCCCGATACCGGGCGGGATCTCGATCTGATCAGTTCATTTGCCAGGCGCAAACCCGCGTACATCGAAGCGTATCGTCAGGGCATTGCCACGGCCATGCTGCCTTCGGAGTATGGCGGCGGGGGATTGTCCTGCCTCGACTTCACGATCGCCACCGAAGAGATTTCGGCGATCGACCCGGGCTTCGCCTGCACGCTGTTGTGCAACGGACTTGGGCTGATGCCGATCATCTGGTACGGCGACGAAGCGCAAAAGCGCCGGTTTCTCCGCGCCGCCACCTCGGACCCCGACGAACAGTATCTCGGGGCGTGGACGGCGGCCGAACCGCCTGGCGCGACGCGGCCGGCAACAAGCCTCGACAATCCGCTGTGCTCCGCCGGAATCGGACTGACCGCGGCGCGGCGCGGCGATCACTACGTGCTGAATGGTCGAAAAATGTGGTCGTCGGCCGCAGGGTGGGATGGTCAGGGATCGAACTCGCAGATCGTGATCGTCCGCACGGGCCGCGAGATCGGATTCATGAGGGGCCTTTCGGCAATCGTCGTCGAGCGCGGCACGGCTGGCGTGAGCTACGGTTTCCCGCCGAACAGGGCTTGCCGCACGACAACGGATGCGCTCATCGAATTCGACAATGCGATCGTGCCCGCCGAAAACCTGCTTCCCGACACGGAAAGTCGGGGCGATCTGGTCATTAACCGGAATTTCGCTTGGTTCGGACCCGTGGCGGCGATCGCGGCAGCGGGCGTTGCGCGCGCTGCCTATGAAGTCGCGCTGCGATCGTCGAAGCGACACTTCGGCCGTTCGCTTCCGCCCATCAGTCAATTCGAGAACGTGGGCTACTTGCTGTGCGAAGTCGCAGGGAAGATCGAATCGGCTCGCTATTTTGCGTGGCGCGCCGCCGATTACCTGGACAAGCACGATCACGACGCGGACATCTTCGGTGCAATGTGCAAGATCAATGTCACGGAAACGATGTTCGACTGCGTGTTCAAGTGTATGCAGATTGTCCGCCTGCATAACCCGGACAACCGATACAGCCTCAACCGGAACCTCCATGACGCCGCGTTGTTGCCGATCTTCGATGGCGGCAACATGGCCATCCAGCGACGCCGCGTGAAAGGGATCATGGCGCATGAACATTTCAATCCCCGCGCGGCCATGGACGACGAATCCATCTATTTTCATGCGCCCGTCGCGGCAACGGGCTAG
- a CDS encoding helix-turn-helix transcriptional regulator has product MSIPSPLLKSIGSCTLSPGTRWSSKSSPRSAETGRTIPALSPPFPFDTNPDWYRGNGGVFLFQAIGTPFVPTSNVMATDPISGTRQGILDQLLEHKNGMTVDEIIAAVGISRTAVNQHLIALERRNFVQKGSPRKTGGRPVQTYVLTQEGTNQFPKQYSWFSALLVSTLRDELGPERLNRYMFDLGMKTSAGLIPRLLGKTRSERITETVKIMNEAGFRASEIDPEGASKLARVECTNCVYHDLTKDYPEVCRFDIGFLSGLMGTEVEHQTCMQRGGDTCRFRFKPFA; this is encoded by the coding sequence TTGTCCATCCCTTCTCCGCTTCTCAAGTCGATTGGTTCCTGCACATTATCTCCGGGAACCCGCTGGTCTTCGAAATCTTCGCCACGATCCGCTGAAACCGGGCGCACTATCCCCGCTCTATCCCCGCCCTTTCCTTTCGACACGAATCCCGATTGGTATCGCGGTAACGGCGGTGTATTCTTGTTTCAGGCCATTGGGACGCCCTTCGTCCCGACCTCCAATGTTATGGCTACCGATCCGATATCCGGCACCCGGCAAGGGATTCTGGACCAGCTCCTCGAACACAAGAACGGCATGACCGTCGATGAAATCATCGCGGCGGTCGGTATCAGCAGGACTGCCGTCAATCAGCATCTGATCGCCCTCGAACGCCGGAACTTCGTTCAAAAGGGTTCGCCGCGCAAAACGGGCGGGCGCCCCGTTCAAACTTACGTGCTGACTCAGGAGGGCACGAATCAATTCCCCAAGCAGTATTCGTGGTTTTCGGCGCTGCTGGTGTCCACGCTGCGCGACGAACTCGGTCCCGAGCGGCTCAATCGCTATATGTTCGACCTCGGCATGAAAACCTCCGCCGGCCTGATTCCGCGCCTGCTGGGCAAGACGCGCTCGGAGCGGATCACCGAGACAGTCAAGATCATGAACGAAGCGGGCTTTCGCGCGTCGGAAATCGATCCGGAGGGCGCGTCGAAGCTGGCTCGCGTGGAATGCACGAACTGCGTGTACCACGACCTTACAAAAGATTACCCTGAGGTTTGCCGCTTCGATATCGGGTTCCTGTCGGGCCTGATGGGAACCGAAGTGGAACATCAGACCTGCATGCAACGCGGCGGCGATACCTGTCGCTTTCGCTTCAAACCGTTTGCCTGA
- a CDS encoding cystathionine gamma-synthase family protein, with translation MDKQGFTTGIVHGDRIAGTEHGGVRQPIHTSVQYGFERVEDLIAVFQGTKKGGFNYARQGTPTTAALERKITSLEDGVGTICFSTGMAAITATFLTLLRAGDHIVSSRYVFGNTNSLFGTLRMLGIEVTTVDACVADNVKNAIQPNTRMVFVETIANPGTQIPDLQGIGDVCRERGIVYVVDNTITSPALFKPKAVGASLVINSLTKTIAGHGAALGGAVTDTGLFDWGAYPNIADDYRRSPAKEQGLLQIRKKGLRDMGASLSSEQAHSIAMGAETLALRVKQSSDNALALAQFLEGHKAIGKVFYPGLKSHPQYDVARALFKGASWLLSFELLDAQRMIEVVNALKLPIKATGLADTRTLIIPVAPTIFFEAGAEARKAMGISDGMLRLSAGIEDIDDLIADFEQALKLAA, from the coding sequence ATGGACAAGCAAGGCTTCACCACAGGCATCGTTCACGGCGACCGGATCGCGGGCACTGAGCACGGCGGCGTGCGTCAGCCAATTCATACGTCCGTGCAGTATGGTTTCGAGCGCGTCGAGGATCTGATCGCCGTGTTTCAGGGCACGAAGAAGGGCGGCTTCAATTACGCGCGGCAGGGCACGCCGACGACGGCCGCGCTCGAGCGCAAGATCACGAGCCTGGAAGACGGCGTGGGCACGATCTGCTTCAGCACCGGCATGGCTGCGATCACGGCGACGTTCCTCACGCTTCTGCGCGCGGGCGATCACATCGTGTCGAGCCGTTATGTGTTCGGCAACACCAATAGCCTGTTCGGCACATTGCGGATGCTGGGCATTGAAGTCACGACCGTCGACGCGTGCGTCGCCGACAATGTGAAGAACGCGATCCAGCCGAACACGCGCATGGTATTCGTCGAAACCATCGCGAATCCGGGCACGCAGATTCCGGACCTGCAGGGCATCGGCGACGTGTGCCGCGAGCGCGGCATTGTGTATGTCGTCGACAACACGATTACCTCGCCTGCCTTGTTCAAACCAAAAGCGGTCGGCGCGAGTCTCGTGATCAATTCGCTGACCAAGACGATCGCGGGTCATGGCGCCGCGCTTGGCGGAGCCGTCACGGACACGGGTCTGTTCGACTGGGGCGCGTATCCGAACATCGCCGACGACTACCGGCGTTCGCCCGCCAAGGAGCAAGGCCTCCTGCAGATCCGCAAGAAGGGCTTGCGCGACATGGGCGCGTCGTTGTCGTCCGAGCAGGCGCATTCGATCGCGATGGGCGCGGAGACGCTCGCGTTGCGAGTGAAGCAAAGCAGCGACAACGCGCTTGCTCTCGCGCAGTTTCTGGAAGGGCACAAGGCCATCGGCAAGGTGTTCTATCCGGGGCTGAAGAGCCATCCGCAATACGACGTCGCGCGGGCGCTGTTCAAGGGCGCATCGTGGCTGTTGTCGTTCGAATTGCTCGACGCGCAGCGCATGATCGAAGTCGTCAATGCGCTCAAGCTGCCGATCAAGGCGACGGGGCTCGCCGACACGCGCACGCTGATCATTCCCGTCGCGCCGACCATCTTCTTCGAAGCCGGTGCGGAAGCGCGCAAGGCGATGGGTATTTCCGACGGCATGCTGCGCCTGTCGGCGGGCATCGAAGATATCGACGACCTGATCGCGGATTTCGAGCAAGCGCTGAAGCTTGCTGCGTGA
- the glnH gene encoding glutamine ABC transporter substrate-binding protein GlnH, whose amino-acid sequence MKLVAKFAAAALVAVSVLGHAARAETLLVACDTAFVPFEFKQGDKYVGFDIDLWEAVAKDLKLDYKLQPMDFSGILPALQTHNVDVALAGITIKDERKKVIDFSDGYYDSGFLLMVPATSAIKGPDDLKGKSLAIKTGTSAADYAKSHFAGTELRQFPNIDNAYLELQTGRVDAAMHDTPNVLYYINTAGKGHVKAVGPQMMAQQYGIGFPKGSALVPKVNAALAKIKADGRYAAIYKKWFGVEPAKS is encoded by the coding sequence ATGAAACTCGTTGCAAAGTTCGCCGCGGCTGCACTCGTCGCCGTTTCCGTCCTCGGTCATGCAGCGCGCGCCGAGACCTTGCTGGTTGCCTGCGATACGGCGTTTGTGCCGTTCGAATTCAAGCAGGGCGACAAATACGTCGGCTTCGACATCGATCTGTGGGAGGCCGTCGCGAAGGATCTGAAGCTCGACTACAAGCTGCAGCCGATGGACTTCAGCGGCATCCTGCCGGCGCTCCAGACGCATAACGTCGACGTCGCGCTAGCGGGGATCACGATCAAGGACGAACGCAAGAAAGTGATCGATTTCTCCGACGGCTACTACGACAGCGGCTTTCTGCTGATGGTGCCGGCCACGAGCGCGATCAAGGGTCCGGACGACCTGAAAGGCAAGTCGCTCGCGATCAAGACGGGTACGTCCGCTGCGGACTACGCGAAGTCGCACTTCGCGGGCACGGAATTGCGCCAGTTTCCGAACATCGACAACGCCTATCTCGAACTGCAGACCGGTCGTGTCGATGCGGCGATGCACGACACACCGAACGTGCTCTACTACATCAACACGGCGGGCAAAGGACACGTGAAGGCGGTCGGTCCGCAAATGATGGCTCAGCAATACGGCATCGGGTTCCCGAAGGGAAGTGCGCTGGTGCCGAAGGTCAACGCGGCGCTCGCCAAGATCAAGGCTGACGGTCGCTATGCCGCGATCTACAAGAAGTGGTTCGGCGTCGAACCGGCGAAGTCCTGA
- the glnP gene encoding glutamine ABC transporter permease GlnP, whose translation MQFDMSVIVDALPALLQGAKLTVLITIVGLAGGLAVGFLFGLMRAYGNAFLQQIAFAYVEFVRGTPIVVQVMFIYFALPVLLNVRVDALTAAVVSIVVNSGAYIAEIVRGSFLSVPRGLKEAGLALGMPMWRVLAFVIGPIAIRRMTPSLGNQFIVSLKDTSLFIVIGVGELTRQGQEIMAANFRAVEIWTAVAAIYLCMIGMLTFCLRTMEKRMRIL comes from the coding sequence ATGCAGTTCGATATGTCCGTGATCGTCGATGCGTTGCCCGCGCTGTTGCAGGGCGCGAAGCTGACGGTGCTGATCACCATCGTGGGCCTTGCGGGTGGCCTGGCAGTGGGTTTTCTATTCGGCCTGATGCGCGCGTATGGCAACGCGTTTCTGCAACAGATCGCGTTCGCATACGTGGAGTTCGTGCGCGGCACGCCCATTGTCGTGCAGGTGATGTTCATCTATTTCGCGCTACCTGTACTGCTGAACGTGCGCGTCGACGCGTTGACGGCGGCCGTCGTGTCGATCGTCGTGAACTCGGGCGCCTATATTGCCGAGATCGTGCGCGGCTCGTTTCTGTCGGTGCCGCGCGGTCTGAAGGAAGCCGGGCTCGCGCTCGGCATGCCGATGTGGCGCGTCCTGGCATTCGTCATCGGACCGATCGCGATTCGCCGCATGACGCCGTCGCTGGGCAACCAGTTCATCGTGAGCCTGAAGGATACGTCGCTCTTCATCGTGATCGGCGTGGGCGAACTGACGCGCCAGGGCCAGGAAATCATGGCCGCGAACTTCAGGGCGGTCGAAATCTGGACGGCCGTGGCTGCGATTTATCTGTGCATGATCGGCATGCTGACGTTCTGTCTGCGCACGATGGAAAAGAGGATGCGGATACTATGA
- the glnQ gene encoding glutamine ABC transporter ATP-binding protein GlnQ has product MSALDMVQFKRVTKRFGQTTVLDDVDLNIRAGEVVVLIGPSGSGKSTLLRCINALEHIDGGDLVVDGISVLGGAKKVREIRREAGMVFQQFNLFPQLTALENVAFGPRQVRGMSKSEAEVLARELLAKVGLAERVNHYAGELSGGQQQRVAIARALAVKPKLMLFDEPTSALDPELRQEVLRVMQSLAEEGMTMVVVTHEMAFARRVGTRLIFMEHGHIAVDGPPAALLDNPPNQRLRDFLQHVE; this is encoded by the coding sequence ATGAGCGCACTCGATATGGTGCAATTCAAGCGGGTCACGAAGCGCTTCGGCCAGACTACCGTTCTCGATGACGTCGATCTGAACATTCGCGCGGGCGAGGTCGTGGTGCTGATCGGGCCGTCGGGCTCCGGCAAGTCGACGCTGCTGCGGTGTATCAATGCGCTGGAGCATATCGACGGCGGCGATCTCGTCGTCGACGGCATCAGCGTGCTGGGCGGCGCGAAGAAGGTCCGCGAGATCCGCCGGGAAGCGGGCATGGTGTTCCAGCAGTTCAACCTGTTTCCTCAACTGACGGCGCTCGAAAACGTCGCGTTCGGTCCGCGTCAGGTGCGCGGCATGAGCAAGAGCGAAGCAGAAGTGCTTGCGCGTGAGCTGCTCGCGAAAGTCGGCCTCGCGGAGCGCGTCAATCACTATGCGGGCGAGTTGTCGGGTGGCCAGCAGCAACGCGTGGCGATCGCACGCGCGCTCGCCGTCAAGCCGAAGCTGATGCTGTTCGACGAGCCGACTTCCGCGCTCGATCCCGAGTTGCGTCAGGAAGTGCTGCGCGTGATGCAGTCGCTGGCGGAAGAGGGTATGACGATGGTCGTCGTGACACACGAGATGGCGTTCGCCCGCCGGGTCGGCACGCGGCTCATCTTTATGGAGCATGGCCATATCGCCGTCGACGGACCGCCCGCCGCGCTGCTCGACAATCCGCCGAATCAGCGTCTGCGCGATTTCCTTCAACACGTCGAGTGA
- a CDS encoding C45 family autoproteolytic acyltransferase/hydolase, translating into MPALGYIEVSGSPFEAGQALGRFGASAVHRHLVQSAAWHGVMRWRGTPLAAALATHAQQRFPSVWSELQGLAEGLGLPFDEVFLWNCRGDVWAASPDGCTTVQMPSDDHKRISHNEDGDPGFAGHCAIAQCHIDGSPRFAAFVYPGSLPGHTFAVTDAGLAVTVNNLRQLGVQAGVPRMVLTRAVLDARDLDAAVSVLRDSPRAGGFHLTLAHRASDLLLSVEYSAHGCSVQEIAQPSLHANHAIHPAMSGFAQRVTDSSRHRQARGDALLNEANRSGCEPDPLAILADTHDASLPIYRADPADPDDENTLATADIVIRASHIEWDVYEQPGTPPRYRMIDGHRQTNDTPQGREQRRDEGA; encoded by the coding sequence ATGCCTGCACTTGGTTATATCGAAGTTTCCGGTTCGCCCTTCGAGGCGGGCCAGGCGTTGGGGCGCTTCGGCGCGTCAGCCGTGCATCGTCATCTCGTGCAATCGGCCGCCTGGCACGGCGTCATGCGATGGCGCGGCACACCGCTGGCCGCTGCGCTCGCCACGCACGCGCAACAGCGTTTCCCGAGCGTCTGGTCGGAGTTGCAGGGACTCGCCGAGGGCCTCGGTTTGCCGTTCGACGAAGTCTTTCTGTGGAATTGCCGGGGTGACGTATGGGCGGCGTCGCCCGATGGTTGCACGACAGTGCAGATGCCTTCTGACGACCACAAGCGCATCAGTCACAACGAAGACGGCGATCCCGGTTTCGCGGGGCATTGTGCGATCGCGCAATGCCATATCGACGGCAGCCCTCGTTTTGCCGCGTTCGTGTATCCGGGCTCGCTGCCGGGGCATACGTTCGCCGTCACGGACGCGGGCCTTGCCGTCACCGTGAACAATCTTCGGCAACTCGGCGTGCAGGCGGGCGTGCCGCGCATGGTGCTCACACGTGCCGTGCTGGATGCGCGCGATCTCGATGCGGCCGTCAGCGTGTTGCGCGACAGTCCGCGCGCCGGCGGTTTTCATCTGACGCTCGCGCACCGTGCGAGCGACTTGCTGCTGAGCGTCGAGTACAGCGCGCACGGTTGCTCGGTGCAGGAGATCGCGCAGCCTTCGTTGCATGCAAATCACGCGATCCATCCCGCGATGAGCGGATTCGCGCAGCGCGTGACGGATTCGTCGCGTCATCGGCAGGCACGCGGCGATGCGCTGCTGAACGAAGCGAATCGTTCCGGGTGCGAACCCGATCCGCTTGCGATCCTCGCCGATACGCACGACGCGTCGCTGCCGATCTATCGCGCCGATCCCGCCGACCCCGACGACGAGAACACGCTCGCAACCGCCGATATCGTGATCAGGGCGTCTCACATAGAATGGGACGTTTATGAACAGCCGGGGACGCCGCCCCGATATCGAATGATCGATGGACACAGACAAACGAACGACACGCCGCAAGGCCGTGAGCAGCGACGAGACGAAGGCGCCTGA
- a CDS encoding MurR/RpiR family transcriptional regulator, with amino-acid sequence MDTDKRTTRRKAVSSDETKAPDTIGTAPRSVDGLRELIVRIGRDEAGVSLGGKAHTVLARLLERPEEVAVRTITDLATALDVNASTLTRLSTKLGYAGFADFQSVFRDSLAQRHRHFYTHQAERLVSGQKTREHGGARPEGSPEVDVVAQLARESIGNVEAFLARLSPVDLRCAATLLGDAPRVRVHGLRQFSALASFLCYGLGMIRTDVALLDAQGLGVAEGLAQLQRGDVVVVTSVAPYTRSVAEAAAAAADAGMTVIAITDTLASPLVPPARHAFLIPHESSFFSNSMGAYLIFCEGLLNLVATHLGERSLEALSRRERLITTLGIERD; translated from the coding sequence ATGGACACAGACAAACGAACGACACGCCGCAAGGCCGTGAGCAGCGACGAGACGAAGGCGCCTGACACGATCGGCACTGCGCCGCGCAGTGTCGACGGACTGCGCGAGCTGATCGTGCGCATCGGCCGCGACGAGGCGGGCGTTTCGCTCGGCGGCAAGGCGCATACCGTGCTCGCCAGGCTGCTCGAACGGCCGGAGGAAGTGGCCGTGCGTACCATCACCGACCTGGCGACGGCGCTCGACGTCAACGCATCGACGCTGACGCGCCTGAGCACGAAACTCGGCTATGCGGGGTTTGCGGATTTTCAGAGCGTGTTCCGCGATTCACTTGCACAACGGCACCGGCATTTCTATACGCACCAGGCGGAACGGCTCGTATCCGGGCAGAAGACGCGTGAGCACGGCGGCGCGCGTCCCGAGGGGTCGCCTGAAGTCGATGTCGTGGCGCAACTCGCGCGTGAATCGATTGGCAATGTCGAGGCGTTCCTCGCGCGGCTGTCTCCTGTCGATCTGCGTTGCGCGGCAACCTTGCTCGGCGATGCGCCGCGCGTACGCGTGCATGGTTTGCGGCAGTTCAGCGCGCTGGCCAGTTTTCTGTGTTACGGCCTCGGCATGATCCGCACCGATGTCGCATTGCTCGACGCGCAAGGTCTCGGCGTCGCGGAAGGGCTCGCCCAGCTGCAGCGCGGCGATGTAGTCGTCGTGACGAGCGTCGCACCGTACACGCGCAGCGTCGCCGAGGCAGCCGCAGCCGCCGCCGACGCCGGCATGACCGTCATCGCGATCACCGATACGCTTGCGTCGCCGCTCGTGCCGCCTGCCCGCCACGCCTTTCTGATCCCGCACGAAAGCAGCTTCTTCAGCAACAGCATGGGCGCGTATCTGATCTTTTGCGAAGGGCTGCTCAATCTCGTCGCGACGCATCTCGGCGAACGCTCGCTGGAGGCGCTGTCGCGGCGTGAGCGGCTGATTACGACGTTGGGGATCGAGCGGGATTGA
- a CDS encoding potassium channel family protein: MSYVQHLAASISPLRKASMVALLVFLVVSVFGVPFFTELDSQAGRIVQDVLFSLILLTGAVTAAERPGAFPLIALGALVAIAVRCASWLFPPDYTLAVRVETALAAVALISVTLGMTVFGPGKVTFDRIDGAVALYVLMGMIWAYAYQLASILVPNAFSGATLDPNRENPSTWIYFSFVTLTTAGYGDIVPVARQARSLANLEGLVGQLYPAIVLARLVSLHLAGGSSGTNKS, from the coding sequence ATGTCCTACGTGCAACATCTGGCAGCCAGCATTTCGCCACTACGCAAGGCCAGCATGGTCGCGCTTCTGGTGTTTCTCGTTGTTTCCGTGTTCGGCGTGCCATTCTTCACTGAGCTGGACAGCCAGGCAGGCCGGATCGTACAGGATGTGCTTTTTTCGCTGATACTTTTGACCGGCGCGGTAACGGCAGCAGAACGACCCGGAGCCTTCCCCCTGATTGCGCTGGGTGCTCTTGTTGCTATCGCAGTGCGCTGCGCCAGCTGGCTATTTCCGCCGGATTACACGTTGGCCGTACGTGTCGAGACCGCTCTCGCTGCCGTCGCGCTGATTAGCGTGACCCTTGGCATGACTGTGTTCGGCCCTGGCAAGGTGACATTTGACCGGATCGACGGCGCTGTCGCGCTCTACGTCCTCATGGGCATGATCTGGGCATATGCCTATCAGCTTGCCAGCATCCTCGTTCCCAACGCGTTTTCTGGCGCGACACTCGACCCGAACCGGGAGAACCCGTCCACCTGGATATATTTCAGTTTTGTCACGTTGACTACGGCAGGGTATGGGGACATTGTGCCCGTTGCGCGTCAGGCGAGATCGCTTGCGAATCTTGAGGGACTTGTTGGGCAGCTGTATCCCGCTATCGTGCTCGCGCGACTTGTGTCCTTGCACCTGGCGGGCGGTAGTTCCGGGACAAACAAATCGTGA